From one Syntrophorhabdaceae bacterium genomic stretch:
- a CDS encoding peptidylprolyl isomerase, translating into DILIQLLQGADFAALAKVNSKSSSAKDGGDLGFIKPGIKSPQFDSVAFSDSLDTGRISSIFKTPDGYSIIKLEAKRGGKQKPLSEMWDEIKRGLVFMKQQQAIEEVIGKLSRDAKIDIYEGEIK; encoded by the coding sequence GATATTTTAATCCAGCTTTTACAGGGTGCGGATTTTGCCGCCTTAGCCAAGGTAAATTCTAAATCATCCAGCGCTAAAGACGGAGGAGACTTGGGATTTATTAAGCCAGGGATAAAATCTCCGCAGTTTGATTCTGTGGCTTTTTCTGATTCGCTGGATACGGGCAGAATAAGCAGTATATTTAAGACTCCCGATGGATACAGTATTATTAAATTAGAAGCTAAACGTGGAGGCAAACAAAAACCTTTATCTGAAATGTGGGATGAAATCAAGAGAGGTCTTGTCTTTATGAAGCAGCAGCAGGCTATCGAAGAGGTAATCGGGAAGCTTTCCCGTGACGCCAAAATAGATATTTATGAAGGAGAGATAAAATAA